From Shewanella acanthi:
TTGACGGATCAAAATATGCCGCGAATGGATGGCATCACCCTGATTAAGTCGTTAAGAACCATGTCGGCTTTTATGCGTACCCCCATCATAGTGTTAACCACTGAAGCGGGTGACGATATGAAAAATCAAGGTAAGGCCGCAGGCGCCACTGGGTGGATGGTGAAACCCTTTGACCCGCAAAAGTTATTAGCAATTACAGCTAAAGTACTGGGTTAATTTAGGTCGGGGTGCGCTATGTCCATCAATATGGCAGAGTTCCATCAAGTCTTCTTCGAGGAAAGCCATGAACACCTTGAGAGTATGGAGCAGCTCCTGCTCGCGTTAGATTTAGATTCCCCTGATCCCGAAGAGTTAAATACAATCTTCCGTGCCGCACATTCCATCAAAGGTGGAAGTGGTATTTTTGGCTTTACTGCGCTCACTAGTGTAACCCACGTGATGGAGAATCTTCTCGATAAGACCCGTAAGGGCAACTTCGAATTAAACTCATCGGTGATTGATCTCCTACTTAGAACCGTTGATACCTTATCGCATATTTTGAATCTCTATCGAGAAGAAGAGCCTATCGATTGGCAGGAAGTCGAATTTTCTAAAAATCAATTGGTTGCCGCTTTAAATGGTGAATCCTTTTCAACGGCCAGTGCAAGTTCAGGGGCTGCTGTAGTAGCGTCCCAAGGAGACGTAGAATCAGCCGTTACTTCAAAAACGGCAGTGGAAACACCACCTGAATCTAACACCGATGAAGGTTTTGGATTTTTTAAGGATGATGTTGAACTTGCGCTTGCGACAGAATCTGATGGGTATGGGTTTTTCGATGAGGCCTATATTGCCAAGGAGATTACGGTAGACGATTTGCATCCAAAGGGCAGTGAAAGTGCTGTGACAAAGGCTGATGCAGAACTCAGTGACGATGAATTAGGCTTTGGCTTTTTTGAATCCTTAACCCCAGAGGCAGAGGATACGCCATTAGTAGATGACATCTCCCAATCGGCCGCAGAGGCAAGTGTTAAGGCTAACGGCAATGATGATCAGCCAACTGCGACAACTAATACAACTAGCACGACAAGGACGACCGCTCCGAAAACACAGACGGCAGAAGTCGAAGCCAATAAAACCGATGGGGTGAAAGTTGTCACTGCAACAACCACTAAGACCGATGTGCCCGTTAAAACACCCGCAGCGGCGAAAAAGGCTGCTCCGCCAAGCTCGGATTCGACCTTAAGGGTCGAAACCTCAAAAATTGATAGTTTGGTTAACCTTGCTGGCGAGTTGGTCATTACTCAATCGATGTTAACCCTTATTGGTAATGAGCTAGGGGGCGAAGTGGGTGAGCGCCTTAAAACGGCACTCAATGAGCTTGAACGTAACACCCGCGAAATGCAGGAAGCGGTGATGTCGGTACGTATGTTGCCAGTGTCTTTTGTGTTTAACCGTTTCCATCGTTTGGTGAGGGATTTATCCGATCAACTGGGTAAAAACGTTAACCTTGTAATTGAGGGCGGTAACACCGAAATCGACAAGGGTATGATTGAAAAGCTGGTCGACCCGCTCACTCATCTAGTGCGTAACAGTCTCGACCATGGCATCGAAAAACCGGAGAAACGAATCGCCGCGGGTAAACCTGAAATGGGGACGTTATCCCTTAAAGCTAGTCAACGGGGCGGCAGTATTGTGATTGCTGTCCACGATGACGGCGGTGGCCTAAACCGCGATCGCATCCTGCAAAAGGCCCGTGAAAATGGCATGGCTATTTCGGATAACTTGCCCGACAAGCAGGTGTGGCAATTAATTTTTGCCGCAGGTTTTTCAACGGCGGCAGAAGTCACCGATGTATCAGGTCGTGGCGTCGGTATGGATGTGGTGCGTAAAAATATCGAAGCGCTAGGTGGGCGTATCGATATCGATTCGGTGACAGGCCAAGGCGCGACATTCGAAATTCAGTTACCACTCACCTTAGCTATTGTTGATGGCATGAGTGTTAGCACCGGTAATCAAATTTACATTCTTCCCCTTGTGCATATTATTGAATCAATTCAGCCACAAAGAGATCAACTTAAATTCCTTGCTAATGAGCAGCTTATAAAGGTAAGGGAAGAATATTTACCCCTATTAAACCTTCACGAATTAATGGAAATTGATTCCCATGCCCAAACTCCTGAAGAGGGCATAGTGGTCCTGCTCGAGAGTAACAATAAACGCTTTGGGCTGTGTGTCGACGGTTTAGTCGGCCAGCAGCAAGTGGTGATTAAGAGCTTGGAGAAGCATTATCGCAGGATCCCTGGGGTATCGGGCGCCACCATTATGGGTGATGGCAGCGTGGCCTTGATTCTGGATGTCGAATCACTCGCCCTGCATGTGAACAATTAACCGAGGAAGTTGTTATGGATAGTCGCACGAATACGGCGAGCAAACAGGAATACAGTGTCCACGATGAGGTTGAGTTCTTAAGTTTCGTGCTCGGGGAGGAGCATTACGCGCTGGACATTATGTCGGTGAAGGAAATTCGTGGCTACGAGCCGGTCACTAAAATTGCCAACGCGCCGAGTTTTATAAAAGGGGTACTCAACCTGCGTGGTGACATAGTGCCTATCGTCGACCTTAGGATGAAATTTGGTGTCGGCAGCGCCACTTACAACGAATTTACTATTGTCATTATGCTCAATGTGTACGAGCGAATCGTCGGTATCGTGGTCGATGCGGTATCCGATGTGATCAAACTGACGACAGAAGAGATCCTTCCACCGCCCGAATTTGGGGTGGCTTTTGATAGCCGTTACCTCAAGGGGCTCGCGACGGTGGAAGATAAAATGATCATTTTGGTAAATATACAGGCTCTGATCAGCAGTGATGAGCTCGGGTTAATTGATGCAAGTAATCACTCTGATCAGGAGTAATCATCATGGGTATTTTCAATGTGTTTGGAAATAACAACAATAATGTTGAGGCGCGTCAGCAACAGGACGTAGCCCTGCAGCAAAAGGAAGAAGAGCTGCAGCTGTATTTCCAACTCTTAGACAACAGCGGGAACAGCTTTATGATCGCCGACAGCGATCGCAACATTATCTACGCTAACAAGGCGGTGATAAAAATGTTGACTGAGGCTGAGGCGGATATCCGTAAAGAACTGCCACAATTTTCGGTGGCGAGGGTGGTTGGCAGTAATATCGATATCTTCCATAAAAATCCCGCTCACCAGCGTAATATGCTTGAACGCCTCAATCAGACACATACTGCGCAGATCACCATCAGCAAACGCACCTTTAAGCTGATTTTAACACCCATTATATCTAAGGATAATAAACACTTAGGTACAGGTGTTGAATGGATTGACCGCACTGAAAGTATTGAGTCTGAACGGGCGACTCAGCGGATATTAGAGGCGCTTAATAACACCAGTACCAACGTGATGATCGCCGATGCTAACCGCAATATCATCTACATGAACCGTTCGGTTGAAATGATGCTGCGTCAATACGAGGGAGAATTACGCGCGGTATTGCCGCAATTTTCGGTGGATAAAATCCTCGGTAGTTGCATGGACATCTTCCATAAAAACCCTGCTCATCAGGCTAGTCTGCTTGATAAACTCGACCGTAAATACGAATCCCACATCAAAGTGGCCAGCTGCCACTTTCGTTTAACCGCAAGCCCGATTGTCTCCAAATCCGGTGAGCGATTAGGTTCAGTGGTCGAGTGGCTTGACCGTACCATTGAAGTGCAAATTGAGCAGGAAATATCAAGGATTGTTGATGGCGCGGCGGCGGGTGATTTTTCACAACGCGCAGCGACTGAGGGAAAACAGGGCTTCTTCCTGATGCTGGCCAACAGCTTGAATGCGTTGATCGAAACGGCAGATCGTGGTCTTCAAGATGTGGCAAGGGTGTTGATGGCGATGGCGGATGGGGATTTAACCGCGCGTATCTATAACGATTACGAAGGCACTTTTGATGATTTGAAAAACTATTCAAATCAAACCGCGGAAAAGCTTTCCTATATGATCAAGGAAATTCAAGGCGCTGCGGATACCATTAATACGGCGTCTTCTGAAATTGCTCAAGGTAATGCGGATCTGTCTAGCCGCACCGAAGAGCAGGCTTCAAGCCTTGAAGAAACCTCAGCGAGTATGGAGGAGCTTACAGGTACGGTTAAACTGAACGCCGATAATGCGAGCCAGGCGAATGCGCTGGCATCGAAGGCTGCGGGTGTTGCCGTTGATGGTGGCGAGCTCATCCAACAGGTAGTGCAAACCATGGCTTCTATTAATGAATCGGCACGTAAGATTGCCGATATTATTGGGGTTATTGATGGAATTGCCTTCCAGACTAACATTTTAGCGCTTAATGCAGCGGTAGAAGCTGCCCGTGCGGGTGAACAAGGTCGGGGTTTTGCGGTGGTGGCATCGGAAGTACGAAGCCTTGCGCAGCGCTCGGCAAATGCCGCGAAGGACATTAAAGCGCTGATTTCAGATTCGGTCAGTAAAATCGAAAGCGGTAACACTTTAGTCGGAAAATCCGGTGATACCATGGAAGAAATTGTGGTCGCCATTAAACGGGTGAACGACATTATGGCCGAGATTGCGGCGGCATCGAATGAGCAAGCTGTTGGTATCGATGAAATCAGTAAAGCCGTGGTGCAAATGGACGAAATGACACAGCAAAACGCGGCCTTAGTGGAACAGGCTGCCGCTGCGGCCGAAAGCATGCAATCCCAAGCGCAACAGCTATCCGACAGCGTCGCAAGCTTTAGGGTCGATGGAGACGATGCACCGCGTGCCAATGCGCCAAGAATTACGGCTCCAAAAACCAATGGTGTTAAGGCAAAAGTGGCCGCCACTAAGGCAAAACCTGCAGCAGCTAAGGCCAAACCCATGAGTTTTAAACCGCCAAAACCGGAAGAAGATGAGTGGGAAGAGTTTTAATAGAGCGATGTCGTGCCTATGGACAGGGAATTTACCTTCACCAACGCGCATTTTAATACGGCACGGCAAACGCTGTATCAAATCGCTGGAATAAAGCTCGCCGATAGCAAGGATGCGTTAGTGTATAGCCGGTTAGTGAGACGAATACGTTCTCTAAAACTTGCCGGCTTTAACGAATATTTTAATTATCTTAATGATCATGAGAGTGAGCATCAGGAGTTTATTAACGCCCTGACCACCAATCAAACCGCCTTTTTTAGGGAGCCCCATCATTTCGACATATTAAAGCAATACTTGCAGGCAAATCCGCAAACACGGCGTATTTGGTGCGCGGCCAGTAGCACGGGGGAAGAACCCTATTCTATTGCCATGACGGTGGCTGAACACTTTGGCACTTTTGATACACCCGTTGAAATCATCGCTTCGGATATCGACTCCGTTGTGTTAGGTAAGGCGGAAACAGGCATATATCCTATCGATAGGGTCAGTGCCATCAGCGATAGCCGCAAACGATATTTCTTTCACCGTGGAGTGGGATCGCGTAGTGGCTATGTACGGGTAGTGCCGGAACTGAGGCAGATGCTTAAGTTTGTGAGAATCAATTTGCTGGACCAAAAGTGGCCCATTAAAAGTCCCGTGGATGTAATTTTTTGTCGTAACGTAATGATTTATTTCGACAAGCCAACTCAGGAAGTGATTTTAAAACACATGATGTCGACACTCTCGGGAACGGGGTTATATATCGCGGGACATTCTGAAAATTTTAATATGTTCCCCGAGATAGTGACGCCGAGTGGCAATACCACCTATAAGCCCAGTAAAAGGAGTTTGAGTGGTAAACAATAAGGAATTTGGCATAACAGAGCCGAATCGATATTACGATCGCTACTTTGATCGAGAAGCGGTAAAAATCCTACCAGGGGAGTACTTTGCTACCCGTGAAAATAGCATGATTGTCACTGTATTAGGTTCATGTGTCGCTGTCTGCCTCTATGATCCAGTTTTAAAAATCGGTGGTATGAATCATTTTTTACTACCAAACGACAGTAATCCTACCGCAACCTTGATGACGGACTCAGGTCGTTATGGGGTATATGCAATGGAGCTGTTGATAAACCACGTGTTAAAGCTAGGAGCACGTAGGAATGCGTTGGAAGCAAAGGTGTTTGGAGGGGGCAATGTGTTAAAGGGATTTACCGTGCAAAACATTGGCGAGCGTAATGCGGAGTTTGTTCTTGAATACTTACAGATGGAGCAGATCCCTGTGGTGGCCGCCGATCTGCTGGATATTTATCCGCGCAAGGTTTATTTTTTTCCTGATAGTGGCAAAGTGCAAGTTCGCAAAATTAAAGCCATGCACAATAGCACCATTATTGATAGGGAAAGCGAATACCGTCTTCGTGTGCGCGATCTGCCAACTGGCGGTGACATTGAATTGTTTGGTGATTAATCATGACCATAAAAGTACTTGTTGTGGATGATTCGGCGCTTATTCGCTCTCTGCTCGGAAAAATGATCGAGTCCGATCCCGAATTGACTTTAGTAGGCATGGCGTCCGATGCGTTTAAAGCCAAAGAGTTAGTGAATCTTCATCGTCCCGATGTGATCACCTTGGACATTGAAATGCCAAAGGTGGATGGCCTCACGTTTCTCGACAGATTAATGAAGGCAAGGCCCACCGCGGTGGTGATGATTTCTTCATTAACCGAAGAGGGGGCCGATGCGACCTTTAATGCCCTAGCGCTTGGCGCAGTGGATTTTATCCCTAAACCCAAACTCGACTCTCCCCAAGGTTTTAACGAATATCAGTATTTGATCCTTGATAAAATCAAGTCGGCCGCGAATGCAAAGCTGTTCAAAACCCAAAAAATGGTGCCGACTCTGCGAAGTACCAGTCAACGTCAATTATCCCCTTCGGTCTTAAACAAACACTTGCTTGCGATTGGCTCATCGACGGGGGGCACCGAGGCGATATTGTATTTGCTTAAAGAACTTCCAGCACTGATGCCACCGATTGTGATTGCCCAGCATATGCCCCCAGGCTTTACCCGTACCTTTGCCGCACGACTTGATAAACTCACTGCACTGCACGCTAAACAGGCTGAGGATGGTGAGCGTCTGATGCCGGGCACTGTATATGTGGCACCTGGTGATCAACACCTCGAAATTGTGAAAATGGGCTCAAACTTTAAGGTCCGATTGACAGATGGTGAGAAGGTGAGTGGGCATCGGCCATCGGTGGACGTACTGTTTAATTCCCTAGCCATGTCCGCAAAGAAAAATACCACAGCCGTGATATTAACGGGCATGGGTAAGGATGGGGCCGATGGTATAGAGCTGCTCCATGACTTGGGCTGTACCACCTTTGCCCAAGGTGAGCAGAGCTGTGTGGTATTTGGTATGCCGCGAGAAGCAATCAAACGTGAAGCAATTGATTATGTCGTGGAACTTGAGGATATGGCGGATAAGCTATTGAGTCATTTTGCCAAAATTTAAGATATCCACATTCCAATAAGCGGTTAATTGAACACCTTTCTTTATGATTAAGTGGTGCAGGCTATTTTTGATGGGGATCTTCAGCGTGCGAGGCGTGACTCACAAGACGATTTCGGCCGCCACGCTTTGCCTCATAAAGGTTTTTATCCGAGAGTAGCAGGCAGTCTTGGAACTCATTGCAATAGGACGCAAACGCGAGCCCACCACTAAAGGTGACGCTAAAGTTAATCCCATCCTCTAAAAACACCACGTGACTAAAACTCTCTCGAATGGCATTGAGCTTCTTAATTGCCTGCTCCTCGGTGATATCGGGCAGCACCAACATGAATTCTTCACCGCCATAACGGCCAACAAAGTCTGTTTGCTTAAGTGATTGTTGCAGTAAATGGGAAAAAGCTAAAAGCACCTTATCTCCACCAGCATGGCCATAGGTGTCATTCACTTTTTTGAAATGGTCTAAATCGAACATGGCGATACAGACGTTGGTTTTCATTTTTTTTGCCAGATAGAAGCATCGTCTTGCTGCGACTAAAATTTGGGTGTGATTCAACAGCCCTGTGAGGCTATCGCGGCAGGCGGAGCTGCGAATATCTTGGCCGCGCTGGGCCCGACTGATAATTTGAGTGACTAATAACCCAGGTTCGGTTTGTTTAGAAATAAGATCGTCTGAGCCTGCCTGAATGATATTCACTTTGTTCTGCATGGTGTCGTCGGCACTTAAAATCAGAATGGGGCTGGAACTGTATTTATCGAGTTGACGGATCATCCTCGCCAGTTCTAACCCATTTACCTCTGGCATATAGAGGTCAAAGATAAACAGATCCGGCTCAAATAACTCAAGGGTTGGCAGGACCTCCTCAGGATCCGTCATTCCTTTCACCATCAGGCCTTGGCTTTGCATCAATTTACTAAAATAGTCGACCATAGATTGCTGATCGTCCACCAGCAAAATTTTAAGCGGCTGTTTTTCTGACATTTTGAGCCACTGGTGAATTTTGCGCACCAACAAGGTTGTCTCCGCGGGTTTGACAAAATATTCACTGACGTTGGCGCGAATGGCCAGTAATCGCATATCGAAATCACTGCGGGAGGAGAGCACAAATACCCGCGTATTGGCCTTTTCAAATTCGGTGGCAGCGGCAAAAAGCTGAGGCTCACTGTAATCGGGCAAAATCAAATCCAGCAAAATCAGATCGAAAGGATGTTTATCTTGTTCGGTTTTAAAACTCGTAAAGTTTAAAAACAGTTTTACGTTGAAGCCGAACTCATGCAATTGCTTGGTGATGATGGTGCCGACATTAGCATCATCTTCAATGACGGCGATGCGGTATTGATGCTTTGCTTTAGCGCTTTGATGCAAATAGGCATCTTCCTGAGCCCGTGTACATTGGCGAGTCAGACTCTGCAGTAGCTGGTGGAAGAGATTATCGAGCAGTTTAATGGTGTTAAGTTCGGGCGGAGCGAGGTTGAGTAAACGAGTTAAATCGCCATCGAGTTGGTCGACCAAATGCTTTGTGTCGGTTAAGCCAAAGGTATCGCAGGGACTCTTTAGGGTATGGACTTCACGGTGAAGCGCCGAGAGTAAAGGCTCCTGCCAATTCTTACGTAAGGACACCCATAGGTTTGTAATTTTTTTATTTTTATCAGGTAGTGACTGTAAATACTGACATTTTAGCAGTTCTAATGACTCTTCAAAGTTCATCGTTTATCACCATTAAGGCTACGTAAGAGGCAATTAGACACGAAACACACGTATCTAGAGTGTGAAATTGATAAGTGAATATCTTTTCTAGCGCTACTTTAAAGGCAAGTATACGTCACTGATATTAATCACTTATATTAGTTGAATTAAGTGTAAGCTAATTTTTAATTTTTGCGGTGTAATTGGCGTTAAATTGGGATGAGGTAAGTAAAAAGTAGCAAATCAGTTTGGCAGTGCCAGTTTATCTCAAACTAGAAAGACAAGAAGCTTATTTTTCCATCGTTGTGTTTTGCGATAAAGCCACTTTTAAAACTCATATGCCTGCTAATGTTATCCATGAATCAGAGTTGGTCGCGTATATTAAATCATTCAATCTTGTGCAAAATAGGTTTTTTGATGACTTGGAATTCGAACGTTTATCTTCTGAGTTTGAGATTGCTCAGTCATTTTCTCATCAGGAGGCAAAGGCGTTACATTTAGCGCTGCTAAATCACAGACGATTCGAACCCTCAATTTCTAAACTTGCGGATTAGGCAATAATTTCCAGATGCATATTTAATATGTTTTTAAGAGGAATTTTAAATGTCAGATAATGTGGAAAAAACAGGCAAAGTCACTTTGCACCGCGTTTTTAAAGCGCCAGTTGAGCGAGTTTATAGGGCTTTTACCGATAAGGGGGCGCTGGAGCGATGGATCCCACCCTCGGGTTTTATCGGCACTATTGATGAGTCTATACAGGAATTTAAAGTCGCCGTTGGGGCCGGTTATGCCATGAGTTTTACCCAGTTTGCGACGGGTCACAGCCATTCCTTCAAGGTGACCTATACCGAACTCATTCCGAATAAGCTTATCCGTCATACCGACCAATTTGACGATGCAAATCTGCCCGGCGTGATGCAGGTAACGGTTGAACTGGTTGAAGTCTCCTGCGGCACTGATTTACATATTACGCAGGAGGGGATCCCCGCAATTATCCCTGTAGAGATGTGTTACCTCGGTTGGCAAGAATCGTTGCAGCAATTAGCCGCATTGGTGGAGGCTAAGACAGAGTAATGCTAATTAGGTTGAACAACTTATATATGTTTAACCCAGTTAAATTGAAAAGTGTCTGGATTGATGGTTTTTACCGTATAAATACTGAATAGCTACACCGCTAAACGCTTAATGTATGACACTTTAGCAAAATATCATCATTTTTAATGAGGTAGTTTTTTCATCGTGATGAGATAAGCTTTAAAAATAACCGTGATGGCGAAGGGGAAGCGCGATGTGTTTGAACGGATGTATGCGATATCTATTACTATTGGCCGTATTGTGTTTTACAGGCTGCGAAAGACATCATAAATCCCATTATACGGTTGATTATTTGCCTCCCGCACTGTCCATTCCCGTGACAATAAGTAAGAACCCAGACGCCACAAACGGGATTACCTTAACTTGGTCTTCCATATCCGTCGCGCAAAGTTATCAAATTTATCGCTGTGAAGTGCCTGACGGTGTCACACAGGACCTAACAAACGCGATTGCGTTTGAGGATTGTGGGGAACCGATTGCTGTCTCAACAACCCCCAATTATACCGATGTACCGCCTCGAACCGCTCCTCAAGCTTATGTCTATCACCTAAGAGCATGTGTAGATGTAGCAGCTACACAATGTGGAGATGTTATTGCTTCTATCGCTGCCGCGCAGGCGGCACCTGCTGCATTACCTCAAATGACAAGCCGTATTGGGGATGAAGGACGGCAAGTCATTTCAGGTTTAACGACGACGTTACACGCTTTTAGCACTAATGCGGAAGGGGATGTGCAATGGCGTTGGACACAGGAAGGTGGGCCAAAGGTATCACTGTTGAATGCCGATACCCCAGAGCTGACATTTACGCCGCCGAATGTGTCTGAAAATACGTTGCTCTCCTTTGAACTCAGAACATCAGACGCCAATGGGATAGGTCGACCCGCGAAGGTGGCCGTTACCGTTGTTCCCGCGAATAATGTCAGCGTTAAAGCTGGCGCACCATCTCGTATTGCCTGTTCAGGTGATGAGGTTTCTTTACACGCGCGTGGCAGTGATGACAAACTGATTTATGAATGGAGGCAAATCTCGCCGGAGTCTCCTGCGGTCACGTTGATAGATGCTGACACCGCGAATCCACGCTTTACGGTACCAGAAATGCCACAGGGCGGTGTGTTACATTTTGAAGTCATAGCGAGCGATCCGGTGACAGGGCGCAATGCCAGTGCCCGTACATCAGTAGCGGTACAATATGCAGTACCTTCGCCAATGCCAGTACTTGAACCATCACAGACCCCTCAACAGGTGCCAACCCCAATCCCCTTGGCTGCACCGTTACTGAGTCCTCTGCAGA
This genomic window contains:
- a CDS encoding SRPBCC family protein — protein: MSDNVEKTGKVTLHRVFKAPVERVYRAFTDKGALERWIPPSGFIGTIDESIQEFKVAVGAGYAMSFTQFATGHSHSFKVTYTELIPNKLIRHTDQFDDANLPGVMQVTVELVEVSCGTDLHITQEGIPAIIPVEMCYLGWQESLQQLAALVEAKTE
- the cheD gene encoding chemoreceptor glutamine deamidase CheD, whose protein sequence is MVNNKEFGITEPNRYYDRYFDREAVKILPGEYFATRENSMIVTVLGSCVAVCLYDPVLKIGGMNHFLLPNDSNPTATLMTDSGRYGVYAMELLINHVLKLGARRNALEAKVFGGGNVLKGFTVQNIGERNAEFVLEYLQMEQIPVVAADLLDIYPRKVYFFPDSGKVQVRKIKAMHNSTIIDRESEYRLRVRDLPTGGDIELFGD
- a CDS encoding chemotaxis protein CheW, translating into MDSRTNTASKQEYSVHDEVEFLSFVLGEEHYALDIMSVKEIRGYEPVTKIANAPSFIKGVLNLRGDIVPIVDLRMKFGVGSATYNEFTIVIMLNVYERIVGIVVDAVSDVIKLTTEEILPPPEFGVAFDSRYLKGLATVEDKMIILVNIQALISSDELGLIDASNHSDQE
- a CDS encoding protein-glutamate methylesterase/protein-glutamine glutaminase; the encoded protein is MTIKVLVVDDSALIRSLLGKMIESDPELTLVGMASDAFKAKELVNLHRPDVITLDIEMPKVDGLTFLDRLMKARPTAVVMISSLTEEGADATFNALALGAVDFIPKPKLDSPQGFNEYQYLILDKIKSAANAKLFKTQKMVPTLRSTSQRQLSPSVLNKHLLAIGSSTGGTEAILYLLKELPALMPPIVIAQHMPPGFTRTFAARLDKLTALHAKQAEDGERLMPGTVYVAPGDQHLEIVKMGSNFKVRLTDGEKVSGHRPSVDVLFNSLAMSAKKNTTAVILTGMGKDGADGIELLHDLGCTTFAQGEQSCVVFGMPREAIKREAIDYVVELEDMADKLLSHFAKI
- a CDS encoding chemotaxis protein CheA, which translates into the protein MSINMAEFHQVFFEESHEHLESMEQLLLALDLDSPDPEELNTIFRAAHSIKGGSGIFGFTALTSVTHVMENLLDKTRKGNFELNSSVIDLLLRTVDTLSHILNLYREEEPIDWQEVEFSKNQLVAALNGESFSTASASSGAAVVASQGDVESAVTSKTAVETPPESNTDEGFGFFKDDVELALATESDGYGFFDEAYIAKEITVDDLHPKGSESAVTKADAELSDDELGFGFFESLTPEAEDTPLVDDISQSAAEASVKANGNDDQPTATTNTTSTTRTTAPKTQTAEVEANKTDGVKVVTATTTKTDVPVKTPAAAKKAAPPSSDSTLRVETSKIDSLVNLAGELVITQSMLTLIGNELGGEVGERLKTALNELERNTREMQEAVMSVRMLPVSFVFNRFHRLVRDLSDQLGKNVNLVIEGGNTEIDKGMIEKLVDPLTHLVRNSLDHGIEKPEKRIAAGKPEMGTLSLKASQRGGSIVIAVHDDGGGLNRDRILQKARENGMAISDNLPDKQVWQLIFAAGFSTAAEVTDVSGRGVGMDVVRKNIEALGGRIDIDSVTGQGATFEIQLPLTLAIVDGMSVSTGNQIYILPLVHIIESIQPQRDQLKFLANEQLIKVREEYLPLLNLHELMEIDSHAQTPEEGIVVLLESNNKRFGLCVDGLVGQQQVVIKSLEKHYRRIPGVSGATIMGDGSVALILDVESLALHVNN
- a CDS encoding diguanylate cyclase, giving the protein MNFEESLELLKCQYLQSLPDKNKKITNLWVSLRKNWQEPLLSALHREVHTLKSPCDTFGLTDTKHLVDQLDGDLTRLLNLAPPELNTIKLLDNLFHQLLQSLTRQCTRAQEDAYLHQSAKAKHQYRIAVIEDDANVGTIITKQLHEFGFNVKLFLNFTSFKTEQDKHPFDLILLDLILPDYSEPQLFAAATEFEKANTRVFVLSSRSDFDMRLLAIRANVSEYFVKPAETTLLVRKIHQWLKMSEKQPLKILLVDDQQSMVDYFSKLMQSQGLMVKGMTDPEEVLPTLELFEPDLFIFDLYMPEVNGLELARMIRQLDKYSSSPILILSADDTMQNKVNIIQAGSDDLISKQTEPGLLVTQIISRAQRGQDIRSSACRDSLTGLLNHTQILVAARRCFYLAKKMKTNVCIAMFDLDHFKKVNDTYGHAGGDKVLLAFSHLLQQSLKQTDFVGRYGGEEFMLVLPDITEEQAIKKLNAIRESFSHVVFLEDGINFSVTFSGGLAFASYCNEFQDCLLLSDKNLYEAKRGGRNRLVSHASHAEDPHQK
- a CDS encoding methyl-accepting chemotaxis protein; translation: MGIFNVFGNNNNNVEARQQQDVALQQKEEELQLYFQLLDNSGNSFMIADSDRNIIYANKAVIKMLTEAEADIRKELPQFSVARVVGSNIDIFHKNPAHQRNMLERLNQTHTAQITISKRTFKLILTPIISKDNKHLGTGVEWIDRTESIESERATQRILEALNNTSTNVMIADANRNIIYMNRSVEMMLRQYEGELRAVLPQFSVDKILGSCMDIFHKNPAHQASLLDKLDRKYESHIKVASCHFRLTASPIVSKSGERLGSVVEWLDRTIEVQIEQEISRIVDGAAAGDFSQRAATEGKQGFFLMLANSLNALIETADRGLQDVARVLMAMADGDLTARIYNDYEGTFDDLKNYSNQTAEKLSYMIKEIQGAADTINTASSEIAQGNADLSSRTEEQASSLEETSASMEELTGTVKLNADNASQANALASKAAGVAVDGGELIQQVVQTMASINESARKIADIIGVIDGIAFQTNILALNAAVEAARAGEQGRGFAVVASEVRSLAQRSANAAKDIKALISDSVSKIESGNTLVGKSGDTMEEIVVAIKRVNDIMAEIAAASNEQAVGIDEISKAVVQMDEMTQQNAALVEQAAAAAESMQSQAQQLSDSVASFRVDGDDAPRANAPRITAPKTNGVKAKVAATKAKPAAAKAKPMSFKPPKPEEDEWEEF
- a CDS encoding CheR family methyltransferase, producing MDREFTFTNAHFNTARQTLYQIAGIKLADSKDALVYSRLVRRIRSLKLAGFNEYFNYLNDHESEHQEFINALTTNQTAFFREPHHFDILKQYLQANPQTRRIWCAASSTGEEPYSIAMTVAEHFGTFDTPVEIIASDIDSVVLGKAETGIYPIDRVSAISDSRKRYFFHRGVGSRSGYVRVVPELRQMLKFVRINLLDQKWPIKSPVDVIFCRNVMIYFDKPTQEVILKHMMSTLSGTGLYIAGHSENFNMFPEIVTPSGNTTYKPSKRSLSGKQ
- a CDS encoding response regulator, producing MSKKILIVDDSAAIRQMVEATLKSANYQVVLAKDGQEALDICKGQGFDFVLTDQNMPRMDGITLIKSLRTMSAFMRTPIIVLTTEAGDDMKNQGKAAGATGWMVKPFDPQKLLAITAKVLG